In Bosea sp. Tri-49, a genomic segment contains:
- a CDS encoding LysR family transcriptional regulator, with amino-acid sequence MHRLEDLEAFVAILDEGSFTAAARALRRSLQSVSRSLATLEENIGVELVRRTTRRSHPTEAGRRFYSRIRPALLEITDAGAEASNQRAEPVGLLRISAPVLFAPVHVVPALAEFLERYPKIEVELSLSDRFLDLVENGIDLAVRIGDLPDSELKARRLGALRRVVYGSPTYFAKHGRPGHPGELADHQCLVRRLDVMSEAWPFQIDGELRTIRVSGRLRTDSTAATYSAAALGLGLGFTPLWQVRDLVERGELEIVLAEYETQKVPIHAVTPAAKIPLPAARLFAEHLARRLSPANLEGHR; translated from the coding sequence ATGCATCGTCTCGAGGACCTGGAGGCGTTCGTCGCCATCCTGGACGAGGGAAGCTTCACCGCCGCGGCGCGGGCTCTACGGCGCTCCCTGCAATCGGTCAGCAGATCGCTCGCCACCCTTGAGGAGAACATCGGCGTCGAGCTCGTGCGCCGCACCACGCGCCGATCGCATCCGACCGAAGCGGGACGCCGCTTCTACTCGCGCATTCGGCCGGCGCTTCTCGAGATCACTGATGCCGGTGCGGAGGCCAGCAACCAGCGCGCCGAGCCTGTCGGGCTGCTGCGGATCAGCGCGCCGGTGCTGTTCGCGCCCGTCCACGTCGTCCCGGCGCTCGCCGAGTTCCTTGAGCGGTATCCGAAGATCGAGGTCGAGCTCAGCCTGAGCGATCGTTTTCTCGATCTGGTCGAGAACGGCATCGACCTGGCGGTTCGCATCGGCGACCTGCCCGATTCCGAGCTGAAGGCGCGGCGGCTGGGTGCCTTGCGCCGCGTGGTCTATGGATCACCGACATATTTTGCCAAGCATGGTCGTCCCGGCCATCCCGGCGAGCTTGCCGATCATCAATGCCTGGTGCGCCGTCTCGATGTGATGTCGGAGGCATGGCCGTTTCAGATCGACGGCGAACTCCGCACTATCCGCGTAAGCGGGAGGCTGCGGACCGACAGCACTGCCGCAACTTATTCGGCCGCTGCGCTCGGCCTGGGTCTCGGCTTCACACCGCTCTGGCAGGTCCGCGACCTCGTCGAACGGGGTGAGCTGGAGATCGTGCTGGCCGAGTACGAGACGCAGAAGGTCCCGATCCATGCAGTGACGCCCGCGGCCAAGATTCCGCTTCCGGCCGCACGCCTCTTCGCCGAGCACCTTGCGCGACGCCTCAGCCCGGCCAATCTCGAAGGACATCGATGA
- a CDS encoding NmrA family NAD(P)-binding protein, protein MTAEIDTVLAVGAHGRFAGFVPPALRGKGIKIRALVRDDAAAAAALGNGATELARGDLRNPDTLLAAVRGVQGVFHIGPAFAPDEAEMGLNMVRVARQEGVAKFVYSSVIQPTYARLPNHASKIVVEQALFESGLDYTILRPTNVFQNLVAAWPAIVETATFAEPFPATMRVARVDYRDVAEAAAIAFSSNRLSYGAFDLCADGSPNRDEIVALMSHVLGRPIAAAEPNFDTWAAKASLPYAPAQIEVLRQVHAHYATHGAPGNGLVLRAILGREPRTLQAFIQELATGQSLTGPDAQPMTARS, encoded by the coding sequence ATGACTGCCGAGATCGACACCGTCCTCGCTGTCGGGGCCCATGGCAGATTTGCCGGCTTCGTCCCTCCTGCGCTGCGGGGCAAGGGAATCAAAATTCGGGCGCTTGTGCGCGACGATGCCGCCGCCGCGGCGGCTCTGGGGAATGGCGCTACCGAGCTGGCTCGCGGCGATCTCCGTAACCCAGACACACTGCTCGCGGCGGTGCGCGGCGTTCAGGGCGTCTTTCATATCGGCCCGGCCTTCGCCCCGGACGAGGCAGAGATGGGCCTCAACATGGTGCGCGTAGCGCGACAGGAGGGCGTGGCGAAGTTCGTCTATTCCTCGGTGATCCAGCCGACTTATGCCAGGCTCCCCAACCACGCGAGCAAGATCGTCGTCGAACAGGCGCTGTTCGAATCCGGGCTCGACTACACCATCTTGCGGCCGACAAACGTCTTCCAGAATCTGGTCGCCGCCTGGCCCGCCATCGTGGAGACCGCGACCTTTGCCGAGCCGTTCCCGGCAACGATGCGCGTCGCCCGGGTCGATTATCGCGACGTCGCCGAAGCTGCCGCCATCGCGTTCAGCAGCAACCGTCTATCATACGGTGCTTTCGATCTTTGCGCCGACGGATCGCCCAATCGCGACGAGATCGTCGCCTTGATGAGCCATGTTCTCGGGCGCCCCATCGCCGCTGCCGAGCCGAACTTCGACACATGGGCCGCGAAAGCGAGCCTGCCATACGCCCCCGCGCAGATCGAGGTGCTGCGCCAGGTCCATGCGCACTACGCGACGCATGGAGCGCCGGGCAACGGCCTCGTCCTACGAGCGATCCTCGGTCGCGAGCCGCGCACGCTGCAGGCCTTCATTCAGGAGCTGGCGACAGGCCAAAGCCTGACGGGCCCGGACGCGCAACCGATGACGGCTCGGAGCTGA
- a CDS encoding MFS transporter codes for MTEASNAAHHRSAADHTAAMTPGMTLFFAAAVAITVLNLFASQPLLGLIGPAFGMIPAQASLITTLTLLGYALGLIFLVPLVDLVPNRRLILLTLLCCVASLVSTSLAPTTSLLLASAVALGVTSTAVQMLVPIAAALAAPEARGRVVGNVMSGLMVGTLLSRPLASLVAEFAGWRSFYALSAVLIAVLTAAMAKTLPERRPSPGASYGSLIASLGTLIWQEPVLRWRSAYQFLLMGAFSLFWTAIALRLTAPPYGLGQIGIAVFSLAAVGAVVIAPVAGRLADRNKANMMTPLFQGAVVLAFLLVALADGAGGMLPLEAMPVLSLALLGIAAFLLSLGVTGDQIIGRHAINMLQPEARGRLNGLYTSFMFTGGALGAFAAGPAWDHGGWPLVYLLAFGAASIAALLTIGASFAVSKR; via the coding sequence ATGACCGAGGCATCGAATGCAGCGCATCACCGCAGCGCGGCTGATCACACGGCGGCAATGACGCCAGGCATGACCTTGTTCTTCGCGGCGGCAGTCGCGATCACGGTCCTCAACCTGTTCGCTTCGCAACCCCTGCTTGGCCTTATCGGCCCGGCTTTCGGAATGATTCCTGCCCAGGCCAGCCTGATCACCACCTTGACGCTGTTGGGCTACGCGCTCGGCCTCATCTTCCTCGTTCCCCTGGTCGACCTCGTACCCAATCGCCGCCTGATCCTGCTGACGTTGCTTTGTTGTGTCGCATCGCTGGTATCGACGTCGCTCGCCCCGACCACCTCGCTTCTCCTGGCGAGCGCGGTTGCACTTGGCGTGACGTCGACGGCCGTCCAGATGCTCGTTCCCATCGCGGCGGCGCTGGCAGCGCCTGAGGCGCGAGGCCGGGTGGTCGGCAATGTGATGAGCGGGCTGATGGTCGGCACGCTGCTCTCGAGACCGCTCGCCAGCCTGGTGGCGGAATTTGCCGGCTGGCGTTCCTTCTACGCGCTGAGCGCCGTTCTCATCGCGGTTCTGACCGCAGCAATGGCGAAGACATTGCCCGAACGACGGCCTTCGCCCGGCGCAAGCTATGGCTCGCTGATCGCCTCGCTGGGGACGTTGATCTGGCAGGAGCCGGTGCTGCGCTGGCGCTCTGCCTATCAGTTCCTGCTGATGGGAGCGTTCAGCCTGTTCTGGACCGCGATTGCGTTGCGGCTGACGGCCCCGCCTTACGGGCTCGGGCAGATCGGCATCGCGGTGTTCTCGCTTGCGGCCGTCGGAGCAGTCGTGATCGCACCTGTCGCCGGGCGATTGGCGGACCGAAACAAGGCGAACATGATGACCCCGCTGTTCCAGGGTGCAGTCGTTCTCGCCTTCCTGCTGGTTGCCCTAGCAGATGGAGCTGGCGGGATGCTTCCGCTCGAGGCCATGCCGGTCCTGTCGCTTGCATTGCTCGGCATTGCCGCGTTCCTGCTCAGTCTTGGTGTCACCGGCGACCAGATCATCGGACGTCATGCGATCAACATGCTTCAGCCCGAGGCGCGTGGGCGCCTGAACGGCCTCTACACCAGCTTCATGTTCACCGGCGGGGCGCTTGGAGCATTTGCCGCAGGTCCGGCTTGGGACCACGGAGGCTGGCCTCTCGTCTACCTGCTTGCATTTGGAGCCGCTTCGATCGCAGCCCTGCTGACGATCGGCGCCAGCTTCGCCGTATCGAAGCGCTGA
- a CDS encoding hydrolase, producing the protein MSKYQQVLTPKNCQLIFIDQQPQMAFGVQSIDRQVLKNNVVGLAKAAKVFNVPTTITTVETTSFSGHTYPELLAVFPQNKILERTSMNSWDDQNVRDALAANGRKKVVVSGLWTEVCNTTFALCAMLEGDYEIYMVADASGGTSVDAHKYAMDRMVQAGVVPVTWQQVLLEWQRDWAHRETYDAVTAIVKEHSGAYGMGVDYAYTMVHNAPERVAHGERVGPRPAQI; encoded by the coding sequence ATGTCGAAGTACCAGCAAGTCCTCACGCCCAAGAACTGCCAGCTCATCTTCATCGACCAACAGCCGCAGATGGCGTTTGGCGTGCAGTCGATCGACCGGCAAGTCCTGAAGAACAATGTCGTCGGCCTGGCCAAGGCAGCGAAGGTCTTCAACGTCCCGACCACCATCACCACGGTCGAGACCACGAGCTTCTCAGGCCACACCTATCCCGAGCTGCTGGCGGTGTTCCCGCAAAACAAGATCCTCGAGCGGACCTCGATGAACTCCTGGGACGACCAGAACGTCCGTGACGCGCTCGCCGCCAACGGCCGCAAGAAGGTCGTGGTCTCAGGGCTCTGGACCGAAGTCTGCAACACCACCTTCGCACTCTGCGCCATGCTGGAAGGCGACTACGAGATCTACATGGTCGCGGACGCCTCCGGCGGCACCTCTGTCGATGCGCACAAATACGCCATGGACCGCATGGTGCAGGCGGGCGTCGTGCCGGTGACCTGGCAGCAGGTCCTGCTCGAATGGCAGCGCGACTGGGCCCATCGCGAGACCTATGACGCCGTGACAGCGATCGTGAAGGAGCATTCCGGCGCCTATGGCATGGGCGTCGACTACGCCTACACCATGGTCCACAACGCACCCGAGCGCGTCGCCCATGGCGAGCGCGTCGGGCCCCGCCCGGCACAGATCTGA